The sequence CTGCTGTAATAATAGATTTTGCTGTCTTGCAAAGAACATCTCGTAAGTTGTAACTAGGAGTCCCTGTTTCTTAATCATGACAGCCCAACCAATGGATGTCACAGGGAAATGTTTCTCAGTTCTGTGGATGCATCTGTTTAATGATGTTGACACTTTACTGTTGCTGGCACCTTTCATATGTGGTTTCATGTCcattaaaataatggaatattGTGTTTACACTTAAAAATCAACTGCTTATTTTCCAGACTGGGAGACTCACTACTGTTCCTGTGTGTCTTATCATTTAGATGGGACAAAACCTGTGGGTCCTCAGCTGATGGAGACAAATTTTGATCAGAGTGTCATTGAGGATTGGGTGTACCAAGTTCCACAGATCTCAATTTTCCTCAGTGTTGTTATCAGGCAAGGCCTCCATGTTCTGCATTCTCTCCCAGACCAAACCAAAGACATACTCAACCTGGTTCCAGGCTGCAAAGGCATCAAAGGAAGAGGACTTGTCAGTCTTTTCGACATCCCATCCATCATATACATCAACTCCCATCTGCCTGCAGAGCTACAGCACAAGTggcagcttttattttcttctaggCTTCATGGAGAAAGCTTTTCACAGTTATGTGGGCATATAGTGAACAAAGGTCCTTGCGTAGTGATCTTAAAGGACGTAGATGGTTATATCTTTGGTGGGTTTGCATCTCACTCCTGGGAGGCGAAGCCACAGTTTCAAGGTAAAACTCACTTTTCTTCTGGTATCTCATGGCTCTGGTAAACATTGCCTATTCTGTACAGGTACAAGAATCCTGTCCACTTAATGGATACTGTCATTTTACTTTCATGGCACGCAGTATTTCTTATACTTCCAAGTGTATTTTCCTGTGGCAAAAATaacactcatttttaaaaaatacatgctaAGTTATTCCTGCTTTGTACCCAGTCAGGCATATTACTGATTAATGTTTCTAGTTTGTCTGTTATTTGATAAGACTTTTAAAACTGCAAGACTTATTGACCATGGAAcaagttttcttttcagtgaaatctATCAACCCTTGCAGCTGCATAggttgaaaatgaaatgaaaatgaaggaaatataGCATAGATGATGAATTAGAGTTTAAATAACATGTCCAGCAGATGGCAATCTTCCATCTCAGAACAGATGAGCCGAACACCAGGCTAAGCCTCCTGTTGCCATCTGTGCACTGTCTTgtctttgtttcccttttaaaatCCAGCAGCAAAAGGGTCCTTTGGACAAGCTAAACTTTGTGTTCCCTTGAAACCTCTGGGGagaagagagggtttttttgtaactCTTTGGAAAGAACTTTTGTGATGGCTTTCCGAAAAAAAATTTTGGACTCTCTATAATCTGTCCTGCTGGGAATCCTCACATTTGCTACATTAAAAACTCAATTCCTATACTTAATTAGTATTTGATAATTACCACTTCAGTCAGTTAATATAATGTTATGTTACATTGATTACACAAcactttccttgtattttttcctgatagAATAACACACGTAGGGTACTAGACAATCACACTAAAGGTCCCTTTGAATACCAAACTGGGCATAATGAAAATTGTACTCTAAATCATTGACCCTAAACTGATCTATATATCAATATAGTCAGAATGAAGGGTGTCTGCACTCATATCAGTTTGTACAGATCTAGCGGTTGGCCAGTTTTAGATGATACAATGCAAGCCCGTGACAGGTGTACCCTTACAAAGTCATGTAATGTACTAGTCATGCCTCTAACTCTGCCCTTGGTCACAGCCGTATAATCGCATTGATTTCTGTGACCCTGCACAGAGTTAACTGAGAATAAACAATAGGTCTAGATCTTGATGAGAGGTAGGTATTGGCTTTCTGAGATTGCAGCTGCTGTCTCTGATTTATTCAGCTGCActtcttcaatatttttctcctgcCCTATTTGTAGGCAAGTTATTGCTTGGCCAGTTGTCTGACCTTAGATGCTTTTCTGTTTACAGGTGACAAcagatgctttctgttttctgttttcccctctcttgCTGTGTACACGTATACCGGGTACAATGACCACTACATGTATTTGAACCATGGCCAACAAACAATGCCAAATGGCCTTGTAAGTATTAAGAAATGACGATTTGGAAATTGGATTCGTGGCTGGTGTTCAGAAGTGTTTCATGGTTTTTGCTTCTGTTACTGTGAGCAGATTTATTTCACTTGTTATTCTCTGAGGAAGTTTTCATCCCTTCCCTATGCTATTTGTGCCACATTTTTAgtaggagaattttttttctttttttgcgtTAAAGCATCAGTGTAAAGTGTGAACTATGGATAATGATGGAGAACCGCTTACAGTACTGATAGAGTCTATACTTTTCTTTACAGTTTGTATGTATATTGAAGTACTGATTCAACGAAGATGGAATTTATTTGTGTTTGACCCAAGTAGGTGGGCTTTATGTAGGTTAGATTCATGGAGGTTCTGGGGAGAAATCTTTTTGCCAAGTTTGGTTATCACGCAAGCCCTTCTAGCCGTCCTCCCTGTTGTCTGGAAGAATTGACTGCATGTATCCGCATCACTGAAGCAGCGCAAGCTAGCTGATCTGTGTAATTGAGGATCCTTCCACTGGCTGTTCTCACTGCCACGctaactgctttttaaattatggaAGGCTGAGAAAGCCCAACAGAATTAGAGTACAAGAGTTGCATGtaggctgctgctgttgtgtaaTTACAGTGGCAGAAGCTCCTTTTACTCCACAAATGAGCTCTCCAGATGCAGAGGAGTTTCTACAGAGCTACAACACTGCCTGTTTTGAAAAGTGCCTTACGGTTTTGTGGCATTATGTGCCCATAACTTTGGGAATTGCAGCAGTCTGGAGTAAATTTGCTCtaaagaaagcaaacaacatCAAAGTACATTATTTGTTTCTGTAGATACTTTTCTAAATGGAAGAGAGGCAGCAAAACCGAGCACTTCCACcctgtttaaaatgtttcaatattttcactgtttaaaatggAACTGTTAGTCAATAAACAAAACCCAGTGAGCTACATGTCTGACACAATAGACAGCTGAAGTGCTTGCAGATACTGGTATTCTGGAAAGCGTAGAGGGAGGGCAGTATCACTCAGGTAAATTCTTGTTTGTCTTCAGGAATACTGGATTTGGGTACAGAAGCACAGGTTCACTAAGACTACCCTTTTTCACCTACCCATAGAAGAGTGgcataaatactgaaaatagcAATTTATACTCTTGGTTTCATAACTTGCCCAGTCTGTTTTACATGTGCAGCAAGTGTTTAGTGTGCTGCTTTGGTTCACAGGGTATGGGTGGACAACACGGTTACTTTGGACTCTGGGTAGACAGTGACTATGGGAAGGGACACAGTAAAGCAAAACCTCGATGTACCACCTACAACAGCCCCCAGCTGTCAGCTAAAGAGGATTTTACACTGGATGCCATGGAAGTTTGGGCAGTGGGAGACCTCCCTGAAAGTGCAGGGGTAGGTGAACAAAACTGAAACCTATGAAATTCTGTCCTGACTGGAACGGGAGATACAAATGCAAAGCTTGCAGTGGCAGTTTTCTGATTAAACACTGTCTCTCCGTTGTAAtgaataatgttttctttaactGGCCCTGTGGTGCCATATATTTTGTAGCAAGTAAATGGCAAAACAGTAGTGGGATTATTGAGAGTGCCAACAAGAAATAACATCAGGagccatgaaatgatagagtcaGAAGAGCCGTACTTTATTCTGAATTTCGAAAGGCCTTTCTGATATTGAGGAATGGTCTCCAGAAGGAACCTCCTTGGAGGGGtttatttgtaaaacagaaagcaagcactgGAAGCTCACAAGTAAAGCCTAATCTAAAGCTCTACAAGTAAAGCTCAGGAAGAGAACCCAAAAGATTTCTTTATCAGTAACTTTAAATTTACTATAGTTTTACAGTAAATTTATGTCAATAGATTTATGCTAGTCTTTCTGCACCTGGTTTATTTCTGGGAATGAGTAGGAGACCTCTTTCCAGTCTCCTCTGTCCCTGTAATTTATTCTCTTACTAAACTGTCTGGTCTCCacattttggtgttttggttttttttttaattttaatttcttttcatactAAATTCTTGTGCTCTGTCTATTCAGAGGACACATAGCTCTAAATAGAAACAGAACAAATTGTTTACAAAAAATGTTGACTTGTACTTGAATCTCTTCTTTATAAAAAAGTTCACATCTCCACTTCAAGCTGAGGTCAGGTTAACCAGGATGTTCTGGCTGGCTTGTAACCTGAATAAACTTGAAATAGTTTACTGTCATCTTAGGAAAAGTTTATGACTATTTTGTGTAACTGCAGCAATAAAAATCATTTGATGTATCCCAGTGAATCTTAAATGCCTTAGTTGGAAAGTATATATGCTTCACTGTGACAAGCTTGCAAACCAGATTACTTGTGGACTTTTGAGTATGTCTCTTTCTTGTAGCCTGATATTGATTAATtcataatgacattttaaattgactatatttcattttgttttgaagacaaaAGGTAAGAAGAGTATCCTGGATGTAGATCCTGAGGCTCGAGCCTTATTAGAAATGACTGGAAAAAGTCGTCAGAGCGAAGGTCTACGAGAACCCAttgaagaagatgatgatgatgatgatgatgatgatgatgataactaAAAGAATCACAGTAACatgaaaaaccttttctttttttttgctcttgagTGTTAATGTTCCTTGGACaggatattttttcctcattttttttccttacatttacCTAATTATCATACTTATGTAATATTTAGGTCCAATACAGTATCCTGCCTGAAgggttttgtttggggaggaCAGAAAAGTTAACTAGGTACTTAATCATTAGACACCTCTAAGTTCTAGCTGAGTATGAATTTGCTAGCATTCCTGATAGATCCTGTCTgcatacagaattaaaaacaaaagatgaagtTATCGACAGTACGGCTTACTGACTTGGAGAATTGATACGTATTTATAGAAAGACTGTTCAAGACACTGATTATGGCTCTTATACCTCAGCTGCACATATTTATTTGCATGCAATGAAATCAGTCAGCGAAGCTTGCAAATTGTAATGATGTCTTACATTGGTAAACATGGAATAGTCTACGTGATTCCATATGAAGGATGCTATTAATTTGCATTGCTCCAGTTAAAGCATTAAATTTCATGTTTTCTAAGTCAGATTGTCAGCAAGTGACTCTATATGggctgtaaaatgtccagaatgCTAAGTATACAGTATCCAGTTTTATAATACTACACTACACCTTAGTGCGTTTCACTTCAGAGGTTTCTGCAGAAATttgcctattgctttttaaacttaGTAGAACAGAGCCAGTGGGAGTCATTCAGCCATATTTATCCTAAGAATGGGCCATACCTCCAGCAGAAATCCTCTAGGGAAGGTACCTTCTTTAGTAGCCTCACTTGAGACTGGAGTAAAAGATCAGGCTGTAAAAAGGATTAAGTAAGAAGCATGCACAGTTAATTGGGAATAGTATCTGCAGATACcttataaaaaaccccaacaaccaggGTTATGTCTGTAACGTTTAAAGAAGACTGCTGTATGCTTTATTTCCACACAGTTAATCATTACTGTATTATGGAAAAGCCCGCAGTGTGAAATGTAactagtgggttgggggttttgctctgttttgttggCTGTTCACCAGTCAACGCCAGTTTTGTCAGGTCTCTTATACTCAGGGCTTTTTCTACTTGAATCCGTTCACATCTATCAGTAATTATTAGTTTGACCTTGCTAATTCTATGTATAATTAACTCGCCAAAAATAACCCTAATTTCTACCAGGGACTGTCATTTCTAACTCAGCAAATTGTGTTTGGTTATTAGTATGTATGATTGTCAGTCTTTCTCCTCCTAAGGAGGAGGACTGTATCAAGTCCCCTTTGTCCTAGCATGAGTTTGTCTTCCGTGCAGCTTAGAGCAAAAAATGTGCTGTAACAGTATAAAATTACTGTGATTCCTGATCCTGTGGCCTTCCTTCAAATTCTTTCCCTTAGCATTTTCTTGtatgtggtcttttttttttttttccacctgatgTTTTTCATAGGGAGCCAGATTTGAATATTCTGAATAATCTGTACTTGTGCCTTAACATAgatcccatttttaaaaattttattaaacaATATGAATTTAGGCTTGAAAGGAGAGCATGAAGAAATCACTCCAGCCAGACATCCTAGAACTCAACTGTGCATTTTGTATACTACCTGAACTAATGATCGGGGCATATATGCTATTTGGTCCAGTAAAGAGTATGCTGTGAAAGACCTGAGCTAATGTCCTTTTCTCTTGTATTTGCTTAAATAAACCAGATAGTCTCCCAAGTTTGTAacacatagaaaaaaatgtaagtattaaAACAATTACACTGATACTTTTGtatcattttcttctctgtatattttaataagaattttaaatgGTACAAAGTAGGGAGTGCTATATAGACAGCAAGTAAGTACATGATGCTCTCTCTATGTGTGGTGATGCtggcttttgttttaacattctCCCCCCATAAGTCTCAGAGGTATTCTTCACTTAGGCGTTGACTAAGCGTGCTAAATACTTGAAGTGGGTGGCATACAGGAATGAGACAGTTGAATTTCTGCAGTTACACATAAAATAAACAACTagactttcttttccttccattacAAGGCAGAGACCTTTCTTTGAGGACTGAAACCATTTGCAacgatttttaaaaaaatagtgagcAGACACCTTTGCAGACTCTATCTGGGGAGAGTGAATTGCACAAAGCTACTCTtcaccaaaaatatttcagtggccAAGTTTTCTTTGATTTCAAATAAATATCAGTATAGCTGGTTCTTTCTAGGCTATGAATCCAAAATGTAATCCTGTTTAAACATCATCTTGTGAAGATCAGCATAGCATTTTGACCTCTGAAATTGTGTTTTATGACAAGTTTATATTTGAGACTCTTCATCTTCACTTTGAAGTGAGGGTGTTAAGCTGGGGCAAGAAGAAAACTGACACTATGGCACTTTTACCAAATGTATCAGCGAAGCATTGTTTACTAGGAAACTACTGATCCAAGCAGCAGATGGGCTTAttcaaaattgttctttaaatgtaaaAGATTGGCTTGGAAGAggctcaacatttttttttctgaatctaaTGATTAAGCAATCTGTGTTTCGTGTTCATGCATCTAAAAATGTCCAGAAAGCCTTTGTCAGCAGTGGGCTTAGCTATGATCTAAACATCTTTCAATCACTTTTATGCAGCTGTTGATCCAACTGCAAAGCTTAACATCCCTGGTACGTATGTGAGCCATCTTTATTCTCATGTGCTTGTGCAAGTGAGTCCCTTCCCCATTAAATCCATCCACTACTGTGCATCAGATCAGATCAGCCTTCTGCTTCGCTCCTATTAGTCATACAGGCACACAAAAATCACTGCGGTGTTCGGCAGAAGCTGACAGCCGAGGGGTGGCACTTCAGCTCGCTACTCTTTGTTTGGCATCTCCCCACAGATTCCTTGAGAGCCTTGCTGAATCAAGGCTAGATATCTGGGAATCTAGAAACACTATAGATTGACTATAGGAGAAGAAGTGCTAGTGAAAGCAGGTCTTTTCCATTCTTGTAATTTAATATAAAAGGATGGGTCTAAATCAAGAGTCTCGTTCAGATCTTTacctgtgacattttaaaatgtagattttattaataaaaatcattttgatttaaataaatacaatttcagTTTATGCACAATAGATTTTTCTGTACAGGTGtgaaactgctttattttctctaGGACTGTCACAGCATTCTTGACATATAGATCAATGTTATAAAAATATACCTG comes from Aptenodytes patagonicus chromosome 11, bAptPat1.pri.cur, whole genome shotgun sequence and encodes:
- the MEAK7 gene encoding MTOR-associated protein MEAK7 isoform X1, which encodes MGNAESNAYQNHLCRFLPEEQSDIDGVFDTLSGLSSSAGAKNGKATKKTVTLAALQAYTREPLPEQMTVRLYNGMKSIGLTGKSSGLSEQIAKEQFVIFMSNLLKGNVDEKITIIMRMIAKTEGPVKGKQIQEFTEDLIISVVHVLSYRKELKGWNLENTRDSASGVKALASQLLSELKLADGTKPVGPQLMETNFDQSVIEDWVYQVPQISIFLSVVIRQGLHVLHSLPDQTKDILNLVPGCKGIKGRGLVSLFDIPSIIYINSHLPAELQHKWQLLFSSRLHGESFSQLCGHIVNKGPCVVILKDVDGYIFGGFASHSWEAKPQFQGDNRCFLFSVFPSLAVYTYTGYNDHYMYLNHGQQTMPNGLGMGGQHGYFGLWVDSDYGKGHSKAKPRCTTYNSPQLSAKEDFTLDAMEVWAVGDLPESAGTKGKKSILDVDPEARALLEMTGKSRQSEGLREPIEEDDDDDDDDDDDN
- the MEAK7 gene encoding MTOR-associated protein MEAK7 isoform X2 gives rise to the protein MGNAESNAYQNHLCRFLPEEQSDIDGVFDTLSGLSSSAGAKNGKATKKTVTLAALQAYTREPLPEQMTVRLYNGMKSIGLTGKSSGLSEQIAKEQFVIFMSNLLKGNVDEKITIIMRMIAKTEGPVKGKQIQEFTEDLIISVVHVLSYRKELKGWNLENTRDSASGVKALASQLLSELKLADGTKPVGPQLMETNFDQSVIEDWVYQVPQISIFLSVVIRQGLHVLHSLPDQTKDILNLVPGCKGIKGRGLVSLFDIPSIIYINSHLPAELQHKWQLLFSSRLHGESFSQLCGHIVNKGPCVVILKDVDGYIFGGFASHSWEAKPQFQGDNRCFLFSVFPSLAVYTYTGYNDHYMYLNHGQQTMPNGLTKGKKSILDVDPEARALLEMTGKSRQSEGLREPIEEDDDDDDDDDDDN